A single genomic interval of Fibrobacter sp. UWB4 harbors:
- a CDS encoding NAD(+) synthase, with protein sequence MFGFYRIASVCPTLKVADTEFNTDEIIRCGLLAKNEGAAVVVFPELCITGYTCSDLFHQELLLKKSFASLLKIAKAFDDSDMIVAVGLPLRMFGKLYNCAVLLQRGKIIGITPKIHLPNQREFYEKRHFNSGRDLLSANSVKTGSYGKAPLTYSFDGVGEVPITNFFMVNGSEEIRIGVELCEDLWTAAPPSGELALAGANVILNLSASDALVGKGDYRRNLVMNQSARCMAAYVYASAGVHESTTDMVFSGHLMIAENGSMLAERKNYSRKSEIVFADIDVQRLNAQRLSEGSFQDFDSTEYFAKAANFASLPVVAKDSETPTEGLKYRYIVPMPFVPSDIAHRDSNCREIFNIQCAGLAKRLESSYAKRAVLGLSGGLDSTLALLVAVETFKLLNRPLNEILVITMPGFGTTKRTKNNAVAMAELLGVELRTIDIKPSCLQHFKDIGHDAAKLDVTYENVQARERTKILMDLANKESGIVVGTGDLSEIALGWSTYNADHMSMYAVNCDIPKTLVRHVVAWYADHVQELMRESAANSQDSAKALADVLRDILDTPVSPELLPADSNGQIAQKTESILGAYEIHDFYLYHFTKYGAEPRKLLYLAEKAFGDKVGEDGTAIQTKYPREELVRVLKLFLKRFFAQQFKRSCIPDGPKVGTISLSPRADWRMPSDASSADWLKEIENL encoded by the coding sequence ATGTTCGGTTTTTACAGAATCGCTTCTGTGTGCCCAACTTTGAAAGTTGCGGATACGGAATTCAATACTGATGAAATCATACGCTGCGGTCTCCTCGCCAAAAACGAAGGGGCCGCAGTTGTTGTTTTCCCTGAACTCTGCATTACGGGTTACACCTGTAGTGATTTGTTCCATCAAGAGCTTTTGCTGAAGAAATCGTTTGCATCGCTTTTGAAAATTGCAAAGGCGTTTGACGATTCCGACATGATTGTCGCTGTGGGGCTTCCGCTCCGGATGTTCGGTAAACTCTATAATTGCGCCGTCCTTTTGCAACGCGGAAAGATTATTGGAATTACGCCCAAAATCCATTTGCCGAACCAGCGTGAATTTTACGAAAAGCGCCATTTCAATAGCGGTCGCGATTTGCTAAGCGCAAACAGTGTTAAAACCGGCAGTTATGGAAAAGCTCCGCTCACGTATTCATTTGATGGCGTGGGCGAGGTTCCGATAACAAATTTCTTTATGGTAAACGGTAGCGAAGAAATACGCATTGGCGTGGAACTTTGCGAAGACTTGTGGACCGCGGCGCCGCCTAGCGGTGAACTCGCTTTGGCTGGCGCAAATGTGATTTTAAATTTGTCTGCAAGCGATGCGCTCGTGGGGAAGGGCGATTACCGCCGTAATCTCGTGATGAATCAGTCTGCACGCTGCATGGCGGCATACGTTTATGCATCTGCCGGCGTTCACGAATCCACGACCGACATGGTCTTTAGCGGTCATTTGATGATTGCCGAAAACGGCTCCATGCTCGCCGAACGCAAAAATTACAGTCGCAAAAGTGAAATTGTTTTTGCCGATATCGATGTACAGCGCTTGAACGCTCAACGTTTAAGCGAAGGTAGTTTCCAGGATTTCGATTCCACAGAATATTTTGCAAAGGCCGCAAATTTTGCATCACTTCCCGTTGTTGCGAAAGATTCTGAAACGCCCACGGAAGGTCTTAAATACCGCTACATTGTGCCGATGCCATTTGTTCCAAGCGACATTGCACATCGCGATTCCAACTGCCGCGAAATTTTCAATATCCAATGTGCAGGACTCGCCAAGCGTCTGGAATCGTCGTATGCCAAACGAGCCGTTCTCGGCCTCAGTGGCGGTCTAGATTCAACGCTTGCATTGCTTGTCGCTGTTGAAACATTCAAGTTGCTGAATCGCCCGCTGAACGAAATCCTCGTGATTACAATGCCTGGATTCGGAACGACCAAACGCACCAAAAACAACGCTGTTGCAATGGCGGAACTTTTGGGCGTTGAACTTCGAACAATTGATATCAAGCCTTCCTGCTTGCAGCATTTCAAGGACATCGGTCACGATGCCGCAAAGCTTGATGTGACGTACGAAAACGTACAGGCTCGTGAACGCACCAAGATCTTGATGGACTTGGCAAATAAGGAAAGCGGCATTGTCGTTGGAACGGGCGACCTTTCCGAAATCGCTCTTGGTTGGAGCACGTATAACGCCGATCATATGTCCATGTATGCGGTGAACTGCGATATTCCAAAGACGCTCGTGCGTCACGTTGTCGCATGGTACGCCGATCATGTGCAAGAATTGATGAGGGAGAGTGCTGCAAATTCCCAAGATTCTGCAAAAGCGCTCGCCGATGTTCTCCGAGACATCTTGGATACGCCTGTTTCACCAGAGCTTTTGCCCGCCGATAGCAACGGACAAATAGCGCAGAAAACAGAGTCCATTCTCGGGGCTTATGAAATCCATGATTTCTATCTGTATCATTTTACAAAATATGGTGCAGAACCACGCAAATTGCTTTACTTGGCCGAGAAAGCTTTTGGGGACAAAGTGGGCGAGGATGGTACCGCAATTCAGACGAAATACCCGCGTGAAGAACTTGTTCGCGTTCTTAAGCTCTTCTTGAAGCGCTTCTTTGCGCAGCAATTCAAGCGCAGCTGCATTCCGGATGGTCCAAAGGTCGGAACAATTTCGCTCTCTCCGCGAGCTGATTGGCGAATGCCCAGCGATGCATCTTCTGCGGACTGGCTCAAGGAAATCGAGAATCTCTAA